One Leucobacter muris DNA segment encodes these proteins:
- the leuS gene encoding leucine--tRNA ligase, with the protein MCASPRQWAIPNEIEVCVTEQQAREAEGYDFRAIQDRWLPVWDELKPFEVSRDSDRPTKYVLDMFPYPSGDLHMGHAEAFCFGDVLARYWRGRGYDVLHPIGWDSFGLPAENAAIKRGVDPREWTYANIDQQKASFRAYAPSFDWSRVLHTSDPEYYKWNQWLFLKMYEKGLAYRKASWVNWDPVDQTVLANEQVLADGTSERSGAIVVKKKLTQWYFRITDYADRLLDDLDQLEGQWPSKVLNMQRNWIGRSRGAEVEFEIEGRAEKVPVFTTRPDTLHGATFMVVAPDSDLAAELASGASPEVRMQFQAYLEQTQKQTEIERQNADREKTGVFLDHFAVNPVNGERIPVWASDYVLADYGHGAIMAVPAHDQRDLDFALKFELPVRVVLDVRDEDGARLPDPAESGVALVGDGTLVNSAELDGLAKTDAIAKSIEVLEQRGTGRAATTYRLRDWLISRQRYWGTPIPILHGAGGEMKPVDQSSLPVELPSSEGLDLKPKGSSPLGAATEWATVVDPETGESWTRDPDTMDTFVDSSWYYLRFLSANDDTQAFDPAEAKRWGPIDQYAGGVEHAILHLLYSRFITKVLHDLGYLEFEEPFTALLNQGMVLLDGAKMSKSKGNLVEFASELREHGADALRVTLAFAGPPEDDIDWADVSVQGSAKFLARAWRIADDVQSSGAPVGASFAGGDAALRKHTHHLLGDAPGLVEAYKFNVVVARLMDQVNVTRKAIDSGCGVADPAVRESAEAIALILSLFAPYAAEDMWAKLGHEPTVALVEWPVADPSLLVEDEVTMVVQVDGKVRDRLTLPASVTEAEAESAARASAAVQRAIGDREVVNVVVRVPKIVSIATK; encoded by the coding sequence ATGTGTGCGAGCCCGCGGCAGTGGGCGATCCCGAACGAGATCGAGGTGTGTGTGACCGAGCAGCAGGCGCGTGAGGCCGAGGGCTACGACTTCCGGGCGATCCAGGACCGCTGGCTCCCCGTCTGGGACGAGCTGAAGCCCTTCGAGGTGAGCCGCGACAGCGACCGTCCCACCAAGTACGTGCTCGACATGTTCCCGTACCCGTCGGGCGACCTGCACATGGGTCATGCCGAGGCGTTCTGCTTCGGAGACGTGCTCGCCCGCTACTGGCGCGGACGCGGCTACGACGTGCTGCACCCCATCGGCTGGGACTCCTTCGGCCTGCCCGCCGAGAACGCCGCCATCAAGCGCGGCGTCGACCCCCGCGAGTGGACCTACGCCAACATCGACCAGCAGAAGGCGTCGTTCCGCGCCTACGCGCCGTCGTTCGACTGGAGCCGCGTGCTGCACACGAGCGACCCCGAGTACTACAAGTGGAACCAGTGGTTGTTCCTCAAGATGTACGAGAAGGGCCTCGCCTACCGCAAGGCGAGCTGGGTCAACTGGGATCCGGTGGACCAGACGGTGCTCGCCAACGAGCAGGTGCTCGCCGACGGCACCTCCGAGCGCTCCGGCGCGATCGTGGTCAAGAAGAAGCTCACCCAGTGGTACTTCCGCATCACCGACTACGCGGATCGCCTGCTCGACGACCTCGACCAGCTCGAGGGCCAGTGGCCCTCCAAGGTGCTGAACATGCAGCGCAACTGGATCGGCCGCTCGCGCGGCGCCGAGGTGGAGTTCGAGATCGAGGGCCGCGCCGAGAAGGTGCCCGTCTTCACGACCCGACCCGACACGCTGCACGGCGCGACCTTCATGGTCGTCGCCCCCGACTCCGACCTGGCCGCCGAACTCGCCTCCGGCGCCTCGCCCGAGGTGCGCATGCAGTTCCAGGCATACCTCGAGCAGACGCAGAAGCAGACCGAGATCGAACGCCAGAACGCCGACCGTGAGAAGACCGGCGTCTTCCTCGACCACTTCGCCGTCAACCCCGTGAACGGCGAGCGCATCCCCGTCTGGGCCTCCGACTACGTGCTCGCCGACTACGGCCACGGCGCGATCATGGCAGTGCCCGCGCACGACCAGCGCGACCTCGACTTCGCACTCAAATTCGAGCTGCCCGTGCGCGTGGTGCTCGACGTGCGCGACGAAGACGGCGCTCGGCTGCCGGACCCCGCCGAGAGCGGCGTCGCACTCGTCGGCGACGGCACGCTCGTCAACTCGGCCGAACTCGACGGCCTCGCCAAGACCGACGCGATCGCGAAGTCCATCGAGGTGCTCGAGCAGCGCGGCACCGGTCGCGCCGCCACCACCTATCGTCTGCGAGACTGGCTGATCTCGCGTCAGCGCTACTGGGGCACCCCCATCCCGATCTTGCACGGCGCCGGCGGCGAGATGAAGCCCGTCGACCAGTCGTCGCTGCCCGTCGAGCTGCCCTCATCCGAGGGGCTCGACCTCAAGCCGAAGGGTTCCTCACCGCTCGGCGCCGCGACCGAGTGGGCCACCGTCGTCGACCCCGAGACCGGCGAGAGCTGGACGCGGGATCCCGACACCATGGACACCTTCGTCGACAGCTCCTGGTACTACCTGCGATTCCTGTCGGCGAACGACGACACCCAGGCCTTCGACCCGGCCGAGGCGAAGCGCTGGGGGCCCATCGACCAGTACGCGGGCGGCGTCGAGCACGCGATCCTGCACCTGCTCTACTCGCGCTTCATCACCAAGGTGCTGCACGACCTCGGCTACCTCGAGTTCGAGGAGCCCTTCACCGCGCTGCTGAATCAGGGCATGGTGCTGCTCGACGGCGCCAAGATGTCGAAGTCGAAGGGCAACCTCGTCGAGTTCGCGAGCGAGCTGCGCGAGCACGGCGCCGACGCGCTGCGCGTCACCCTCGCGTTCGCCGGCCCGCCCGAGGACGACATCGACTGGGCCGACGTGTCCGTGCAGGGCTCGGCGAAGTTCCTCGCGCGCGCCTGGCGCATCGCCGATGACGTGCAGAGTTCCGGCGCGCCCGTCGGCGCCTCGTTCGCCGGCGGCGACGCGGCACTGCGCAAGCACACCCATCACCTGCTGGGCGACGCACCCGGGCTCGTCGAGGCCTACAAGTTCAACGTCGTCGTCGCCCGCCTCATGGACCAGGTCAACGTCACCCGCAAGGCCATCGACTCGGGCTGCGGCGTCGCCGATCCGGCCGTGCGCGAATCGGCCGAGGCGATCGCTCTCATCCTGTCGCTCTTCGCGCCCTACGCCGCCGAAGACATGTGGGCGAAGCTCGGGCATGAGCCCACCGTCGCGCTCGTCGAGTGGCCCGTGGCCGACCCGTCGCTGCTCGTCGAGGACGAGGTGACGATGGTGGTGCAGGTCGACGGCAAGGTGCGGGATCGCCTCACGCTGCCGGCGTCGGTGACCGAGGCCGAAGCCGAGTCCGCCGCCCGCGCCTCAGCGGCCGTGCAGCGCGCGATCGGCGACCGCGAGGTCGTGAACGTCGTGGTGCGCGTGCCGAAGATCGTGAGCATCGCCACGAAGTAG
- a CDS encoding ComEA family DNA-binding protein, whose translation MDLNTADATALEALPRVGPALAQRIIEWRAANGRFASIDQLLEVPGIGAKTLDGFRELVRV comes from the coding sequence ATCGACCTCAACACGGCGGATGCCACCGCCCTCGAGGCCCTGCCGAGGGTTGGCCCGGCGCTCGCTCAGCGCATCATCGAATGGCGCGCCGCGAACGGCCGCTTCGCCTCGATCGACCAGCTGCTCGAGGTGCCGGGGATCGGGGCGAAGACGCTCGACGGATTCAGAGAGCTGGTGCGGGTGTGA
- a CDS encoding ComEC/Rec2 family competence protein — translation MPRTDAAAPALRIGHEVEREVEPEAVVPEVVPHRAPAASRTRSPPGSWRLFGPALLVWAAAAFAVVNPGTGRWIAVAAIGAGALMIALAVIAAGAGVAAGARSAGGTEHGATRATGTSGTPLRAEAHRSVGASEEHGAAETAGRVLAGREAGGRSAVGRRRGARGSTRGFAMAGWAARTALRHGAVLCAALALLGASIDSGEWARADPRLAGAAAEQRELRLDVVLRGFPRSQPAEFGGERGWVAAAVPTPRGEVPIVLWLSAETEIESSADTETERGSEAVNESSAGAVNGSSAGGRASWAPGTRLIVHGVAVPLEPGAAAAYGVRVGSARGEPASGCLDGVVADVGTAAADLRGGLREAAAQVPGAELVPGLAVGDTALVGAPLELRMQQSSLTHLVAVSGANCALVTGAAIWLAGLLGAGRRLRIALAGMMLAGFVFVVGPDASVQRAAVMGAVVLASGFGGRRAVALPALGAAMLLMLLTEPWQALQPGFALSVAATAGILLLVPEIVRLLRRVAPVPRWIVLPVAVALSAQLACGPLLLLLQPGIPAVGVLANVLAGPAVPLGTGLGLIALLALPISPTLGEEAVAVAGLPARWISATAEVTAQLPLARWPWPDGWAGALLLAFVELALLAAWSFAAHRIRLPEDRAAGRVPWRGWRQLSTRGRAVVAVLLCAAAGTFSGPVLVAPAVARIGTPSDWFVVACDVGQGDAILLRDPDRPAEVMLVDTGDDPALLRICLDRFGVTRIALLVLTHDDRDHVGALSEVIHTVEAALVAPDNREDGGSRPVLAQLRAAGVPHRTGETGLRGGGTGLGWEVLAPAPGAVPADSNAASLVLRVEAGGALVMLLADTGEDEQRALRAGGADLSAAVVKIAHHGSRDQDPVLAGAIGAELALVSVGAGNGYGHPAAAALAAFARVGARPLRTDRHGSLAISGSPGELRAWAERTSASSPETAAP, via the coding sequence ATGCCCCGCACGGACGCCGCGGCGCCGGCACTGCGCATCGGGCACGAGGTCGAGCGCGAGGTCGAGCCCGAGGCAGTCGTGCCGGAGGTCGTGCCGCACCGCGCCCCGGCTGCCTCGCGCACGCGATCACCGCCGGGCAGCTGGCGGCTGTTCGGCCCGGCCCTGCTCGTCTGGGCGGCCGCGGCCTTCGCCGTGGTGAACCCCGGCACCGGCCGCTGGATCGCGGTGGCCGCGATCGGGGCAGGAGCGCTGATGATCGCGCTCGCGGTGATCGCAGCCGGTGCTGGCGTCGCCGCGGGGGCCCGTTCCGCCGGCGGCACGGAGCACGGGGCGACCCGGGCGACCGGTACGAGCGGTACGCCTCTGCGGGCGGAGGCGCATCGGTCGGTCGGAGCTTCGGAGGAGCACGGTGCGGCCGAGACGGCCGGGCGCGTGCTCGCGGGTCGGGAAGCCGGCGGTCGGTCGGCCGTGGGGCGGCGACGGGGCGCACGCGGCAGCACCCGGGGTTTCGCGATGGCGGGCTGGGCGGCGCGCACCGCGCTGCGGCACGGTGCCGTGCTGTGCGCAGCGCTCGCGCTGCTGGGTGCGAGCATCGACTCCGGTGAGTGGGCGCGCGCGGATCCGCGACTCGCCGGGGCCGCCGCAGAGCAGCGCGAGCTGCGCCTCGACGTCGTGCTGCGGGGATTCCCGCGTTCGCAGCCGGCCGAGTTCGGCGGCGAGCGAGGCTGGGTGGCGGCGGCGGTGCCGACGCCTCGCGGCGAGGTGCCGATCGTGCTCTGGCTGAGCGCCGAGACGGAGATCGAGTCGAGCGCCGACACGGAGACCGAACGGGGCTCCGAAGCGGTGAACGAGTCGAGTGCGGGTGCGGTGAACGGGTCGAGTGCCGGTGGACGCGCGAGCTGGGCGCCAGGCACGCGTCTGATCGTGCACGGGGTTGCCGTGCCGCTCGAACCCGGTGCGGCGGCCGCCTACGGCGTCAGGGTGGGCTCGGCTCGGGGCGAGCCCGCGAGCGGTTGCCTCGATGGGGTCGTCGCCGATGTCGGGACGGCGGCCGCCGATCTTCGCGGCGGGCTGCGCGAGGCCGCGGCGCAGGTGCCGGGCGCTGAGCTGGTGCCGGGGCTCGCGGTGGGCGACACCGCCCTCGTCGGGGCGCCGCTCGAACTGCGCATGCAGCAGAGTTCGCTCACCCACCTGGTCGCCGTATCGGGCGCCAACTGCGCGCTCGTGACCGGCGCCGCGATCTGGCTCGCCGGCCTGCTGGGCGCTGGGCGTCGCCTGAGAATCGCACTCGCGGGGATGATGCTCGCGGGCTTCGTGTTCGTTGTGGGGCCCGACGCCAGCGTGCAGCGCGCCGCCGTGATGGGCGCGGTCGTGCTCGCCTCCGGCTTCGGGGGCAGACGAGCGGTCGCGCTGCCCGCGCTCGGCGCCGCGATGCTCCTGATGCTGCTCACCGAGCCCTGGCAGGCGCTGCAGCCGGGCTTCGCGCTGTCGGTCGCGGCGACGGCCGGCATCCTGCTGCTCGTCCCCGAGATCGTGCGCCTGCTTCGGCGGGTGGCGCCGGTACCGCGGTGGATCGTGCTGCCCGTGGCCGTCGCGCTGTCGGCCCAGCTCGCGTGCGGGCCGTTGCTGCTGCTCCTGCAGCCGGGGATCCCCGCGGTGGGTGTGCTCGCAAACGTGCTCGCGGGCCCTGCCGTGCCGCTCGGCACGGGCCTCGGCCTGATCGCGCTGCTGGCGCTCCCGATCTCGCCGACGCTGGGAGAGGAGGCCGTAGCGGTCGCCGGTCTGCCCGCGCGGTGGATCTCCGCGACGGCCGAGGTCACGGCGCAGCTGCCGCTCGCGCGCTGGCCGTGGCCGGACGGCTGGGCCGGGGCGCTGCTGCTCGCCTTCGTCGAGCTCGCACTGCTGGCGGCGTGGTCGTTCGCCGCCCACCGGATCAGGCTTCCCGAGGATCGCGCGGCCGGTCGCGTGCCCTGGCGCGGGTGGCGACAGCTCTCGACGCGCGGTCGCGCGGTCGTCGCGGTGCTGCTCTGCGCGGCCGCCGGAACCTTCTCAGGGCCGGTGCTCGTCGCGCCGGCCGTCGCGAGAATCGGCACACCCTCGGACTGGTTCGTCGTCGCCTGCGATGTAGGGCAGGGTGATGCGATCCTGCTGCGCGACCCCGACCGTCCGGCCGAGGTGATGCTCGTCGACACGGGCGACGACCCCGCGCTGCTGCGCATCTGCCTCGACCGCTTCGGTGTGACGCGCATCGCCCTGCTCGTGCTCACCCACGACGATCGTGACCACGTGGGAGCCCTGAGCGAGGTGATCCACACGGTCGAGGCCGCGCTGGTCGCCCCCGACAATCGCGAAGACGGTGGGTCTCGACCGGTGCTCGCGCAACTGCGCGCCGCCGGTGTGCCGCACCGGACCGGTGAGACCGGGCTGCGCGGCGGTGGCACGGGTCTCGGCTGGGAGGTGCTCGCGCCCGCACCGGGCGCCGTGCCCGCCGACTCGAACGCCGCCAGTCTCGTGCTGCGCGTCGAGGCCGGCGGGGCGCTGGTGATGCTGCTCGCCGACACCGGCGAAGACGAGCAGCGCGCGTTGCGCGCCGGCGGCGCCGATCTCAGCGCCGCGGTCGTGAAGATCGCGCACCACGGCAGCCGGGACCAGGATCCGGTGCTGGCCGGCGCCATCGGCGCCGAACTGGCGCTCGTCTCGGTGGGCGCGGGTAACGGCTACGGACACCCCGCGGCCGCCGCGCTCGCCGCCTTCGCCCGGGTCGGAGCCCGCCCGCTGCGCACAGACCGTCACGGATCCCTCGCGATCAGCGGCTCGCCGGGTGAGCTACGCGCTTGGGCGGAGCGGACCTCCGCCTCGTCGCCCGAGACCGCTGCCCCCTGA